One Bacteroidetes bacterium GWF2_43_63 genomic region harbors:
- a CDS encoding molecular chaperone HtpG, whose product MQKGSINVQTGNIFPIIKKFLYSEHEIFLRELVSNAVDATTKLKKLVSLGKTDVDLGDLTIQIDLDTKKKTLKITDRGIGMTEEEVQKYINEIAFSGAEDFVKKYVGKDDKEISGIIGHFGLGFYSSFMVSEKVEINTLSYQEGAKAVKWTCDGSPEYTMTDSKRKDRGTEITLHFSEESLEFNEEYRILDMLKKFCRFLPYPIQFGVEKTSEPIEGEKDKDGNQQYKDVEKPRIINNTDPLWKKAPVDLKDEDYKSFYKELYPFSFDEPLFNIHINVDYPFNLTGILYFPKLKKNLEVQRNKIQLYSNQVFVTDNVENIVPDFLTLLHGVIDSPDIPLNVSRSYLQGDPNVKKISSHISKKVADKLEELYKNSREDFEKKWDDIRVFIRYGMITTDTFAERAEKFALLKDTDGKFFTLEEYKEKIKDAQTDKDEKLVILYTTDKEEQHTYISAAQAKGYSVIEMDSVIDIHYIDFLERKNEKIAFKRVDAELADKLVEKNVENIISKLNEEESKKVEDLFKSSVPSDVQVFVKVEAATEDSAPVSMMQPEFMRRMSDMSQLGGMDYMSGMGRSYTLLVNSNHPVVTGLVDSSDEEKNKNTVSQLIDLALLSQGLLKGEKLSRFINRSIDIIK is encoded by the coding sequence ATGCAGAAAGGTTCAATCAATGTACAAACCGGGAATATCTTTCCCATTATCAAGAAATTCCTTTATTCGGAACACGAAATTTTTCTACGCGAACTGGTTTCAAATGCCGTTGATGCCACAACCAAGCTGAAAAAACTGGTCTCTTTAGGCAAAACCGATGTCGATCTCGGCGATCTGACCATTCAGATTGATCTGGATACAAAAAAGAAAACACTGAAAATTACCGATCGCGGTATTGGCATGACCGAAGAAGAAGTTCAGAAGTATATCAATGAAATTGCTTTCAGCGGAGCCGAAGATTTTGTAAAAAAATACGTTGGTAAAGACGACAAAGAAATCAGCGGCATCATAGGCCATTTCGGACTTGGCTTCTATTCATCATTTATGGTGTCCGAAAAAGTTGAGATCAATACGCTGAGTTATCAGGAAGGAGCCAAAGCTGTCAAATGGACCTGCGACGGATCACCAGAATACACCATGACCGATTCAAAAAGAAAAGATCGTGGCACCGAAATTACACTTCATTTTTCCGAAGAATCGCTCGAATTCAATGAGGAATATCGCATACTCGACATGTTGAAAAAATTCTGTCGCTTTCTGCCCTACCCGATTCAGTTTGGCGTGGAAAAAACGTCGGAACCCATTGAAGGCGAAAAAGACAAAGACGGAAACCAGCAATACAAGGACGTTGAAAAACCCCGCATCATCAATAATACTGACCCGCTCTGGAAAAAGGCTCCGGTAGATTTGAAAGATGAAGATTACAAAAGCTTTTACAAAGAATTGTATCCGTTTTCTTTTGACGAACCGCTCTTCAATATTCACATCAACGTCGATTATCCATTCAACCTGACCGGCATACTTTACTTCCCGAAACTCAAGAAAAATCTGGAGGTTCAGCGCAACAAAATTCAGTTGTACAGCAATCAGGTTTTTGTGACCGACAATGTTGAGAATATTGTTCCGGACTTTCTCACATTGCTGCACGGTGTGATTGATTCACCCGATATTCCTCTAAATGTGAGCCGGAGCTATTTGCAGGGCGATCCAAACGTAAAAAAAATCAGCAGTCATATTTCTAAAAAAGTTGCTGACAAACTCGAAGAACTTTATAAAAACAGCCGCGAAGATTTTGAAAAGAAATGGGACGATATCCGCGTATTCATCCGCTATGGCATGATTACTACCGATACGTTTGCCGAAAGAGCTGAGAAATTTGCCTTGCTGAAAGATACCGACGGAAAATTCTTTACGCTCGAAGAATACAAAGAAAAGATCAAAGATGCTCAAACCGACAAGGACGAAAAACTTGTGATTCTTTACACTACTGACAAAGAAGAGCAGCATACCTACATTTCAGCAGCACAGGCCAAAGGTTATTCGGTCATTGAAATGGACTCCGTGATTGATATACATTACATCGATTTTCTGGAGCGTAAAAACGAAAAAATCGCTTTCAAAAGGGTTGATGCAGAACTCGCCGACAAGCTTGTTGAAAAAAATGTCGAGAACATTATAAGTAAACTGAACGAAGAAGAATCAAAAAAAGTAGAAGACTTATTCAAAAGCAGCGTTCCTTCCGATGTGCAGGTTTTTGTAAAAGTGGAAGCTGCAACCGAAGATTCAGCGCCGGTAAGCATGATGCAGCCTGAATTCATGCGTCGCATGAGCGATATGTCGCAGTTGGGCGGAATGGATTATATGTCGGGCATGGGCCGCAGCTACACGTTGCTTGTCAATTCAAATCATCCGGTTGTGACAGGCTTGGTAGATTCCTCTGATGAGGAGAAAAACAAAAATACCGTAAGTCAGCTCATCGACCTCGCTCTGCTCTCACAAGGACTGCTGAAAGGAGAAAAACTTTCAAGGTTTATCAACCGGAGTATTGACATTATCAAATAA
- a CDS encoding LemA family protein: MIIILLLIILLPIGIWMWRAYNRMVTKDELVTKQWAMVENVYQKRMDLVQNLVNTVKGMADFEKSTLTAVIEARSKASSININAENLDEETFAKFQQAQDEFSGALSRLMVVMEQYPQLQAVEGFKNLMNDLKGIENEILTQRNVYNEVAMDYNRYIRTFPRNLFARMFGFEKKGYFKSSEGAENAPTVSFE, translated from the coding sequence ATGATAATCATTCTATTGCTTATCATTCTGCTTCCCATCGGAATCTGGATGTGGCGCGCATACAACCGCATGGTTACCAAAGATGAGCTTGTCACAAAGCAATGGGCCATGGTCGAGAATGTTTACCAGAAACGAATGGATCTTGTACAGAATCTTGTAAACACGGTTAAGGGAATGGCTGATTTTGAAAAATCCACTCTGACCGCTGTCATTGAAGCCAGAAGTAAAGCTTCGTCCATAAACATCAATGCTGAAAACCTCGATGAAGAAACCTTTGCCAAATTCCAGCAGGCCCAGGATGAATTCAGCGGAGCTCTGAGCCGGTTAATGGTCGTCATGGAACAATATCCTCAGCTTCAGGCAGTGGAAGGCTTCAAAAACCTGATGAACGACCTGAAAGGAATTGAAAACGAAATTCTGACCCAAAGAAACGTATACAATGAAGTGGCGATGGACTACAACAGATACATCCGCACATTTCCGCGAAACTTGTTTGCGCGTATGTTTGGATTCGAAAAGAAAGGTTATTTCAAATCATCAGAGGGTGCCGAAAATGCGCCTACTGTGAGCTTTGAATAA
- a CDS encoding DUF4492 domain-containing protein, translating to MKIFRPFQKVWKFYADGFRNMPSWGRQAWAVVIFKGIVVFIIMKFVFFPNQLKKNFDTDEQRSEHVLDQLTKTK from the coding sequence GTGAAAATATTCCGACCATTTCAAAAAGTCTGGAAATTTTACGCGGATGGCTTTCGCAACATGCCTTCCTGGGGTCGTCAGGCATGGGCTGTAGTCATTTTTAAAGGAATTGTTGTGTTTATAATCATGAAGTTTGTCTTTTTCCCAAATCAGCTGAAGAAAAATTTCGACACCGATGAACAGCGCAGCGAACACGTACTCGATCAACTAACAAAAACAAAATAA
- a CDS encoding cytochrome C oxidase subunit II codes for MDQISSLVEWSRAQFALTAMYHWIFVPLTLGMTFMIAFMETLYVRTGNEEWKRITKFWAKLFGINFAIGVATGIILEFEFGTNWSNYSWFVGDIFGAPLAVEGIMAFFMESTFIAIMFFGWNKVSKKFHLLSTWLVAIGANLSALWILVANGWMQFPIGTVFNPDTARNEMVDFWAILFSPVAINKFLHTISNGFVVSALFMTAVSAWFIIKKREVVFAKKSMLIAVAFGLLSSIFLALTGDGSAYQVAQKQPMKLAAMEGLYKGQTEAGLIMVGVLTPGKQPGDDKDDYVFKLEIPKLLSLLGYRDAKAFVPGVEDLVFGNEEQGLISAQEKMERGTVAVETLREFKQAKQNGDSIKTAELALLFDRSKPAGQEFYDNYFRYFGYGHIGKPEDIVPNVPLVFYSFHIMVTLGFFFILFFAVLLLFLMKNKIEKRKLWLHLAIWTFPLGFLASQAGWIVAEVGRQPWVIQDLMPVNTAVSQISASAVQLTFILFAIIFTSLLIAEISIMTRAIKNGPTEGGK; via the coding sequence ATGGATCAAATTTCTTCCCTGGTCGAATGGTCGCGGGCGCAATTCGCGCTGACCGCCATGTACCACTGGATTTTCGTTCCGCTCACACTGGGTATGACTTTCATGATTGCCTTCATGGAAACCCTGTATGTGCGCACTGGAAACGAAGAATGGAAGCGCATTACAAAGTTCTGGGCCAAACTCTTCGGCATCAACTTCGCCATTGGCGTTGCAACCGGCATTATTCTCGAATTTGAATTCGGCACCAACTGGAGCAACTACAGCTGGTTTGTGGGCGATATTTTCGGGGCACCACTGGCCGTGGAAGGCATCATGGCTTTCTTCATGGAAAGCACTTTTATCGCAATCATGTTTTTCGGCTGGAATAAAGTGAGTAAAAAATTCCACCTGCTCTCAACATGGCTGGTGGCCATCGGCGCCAATCTGTCTGCCTTGTGGATTCTGGTTGCCAACGGCTGGATGCAGTTTCCAATTGGCACCGTGTTTAATCCGGATACCGCCCGAAATGAAATGGTTGATTTCTGGGCCATATTGTTCAGCCCGGTTGCCATCAACAAATTTCTGCATACCATTTCGAACGGCTTTGTGGTGTCAGCACTTTTCATGACTGCTGTCAGTGCGTGGTTCATAATCAAAAAACGCGAAGTGGTTTTCGCGAAAAAGAGCATGCTTATCGCCGTCGCATTCGGACTTCTCTCTTCCATATTCCTTGCGCTCACCGGTGACGGATCGGCCTATCAGGTGGCTCAGAAGCAACCGATGAAACTGGCTGCCATGGAGGGTTTATACAAAGGACAGACAGAAGCCGGTTTGATTATGGTTGGCGTCCTCACTCCCGGAAAACAACCCGGTGACGACAAAGACGATTATGTGTTTAAACTTGAAATTCCAAAATTGTTGTCGCTCCTTGGCTATCGCGATGCCAAAGCATTCGTTCCAGGAGTTGAGGATCTTGTTTTCGGAAACGAAGAGCAGGGGCTGATTTCAGCGCAGGAGAAAATGGAGCGCGGAACCGTAGCTGTTGAAACTTTGCGCGAATTCAAGCAGGCAAAACAAAATGGAGACAGCATTAAAACAGCAGAACTCGCATTGCTGTTCGACCGCAGCAAACCGGCTGGTCAGGAATTCTACGATAATTATTTCCGCTATTTCGGTTATGGTCACATCGGAAAACCAGAAGACATTGTGCCCAATGTGCCGCTTGTTTTCTATAGTTTTCACATCATGGTGACACTCGGATTTTTCTTTATTTTATTCTTTGCAGTCTTGTTGCTTTTCCTGATGAAAAATAAAATTGAAAAACGAAAACTCTGGCTGCACCTTGCTATATGGACATTTCCACTTGGCTTTCTGGCTTCGCAGGCCGGCTGGATTGTGGCCGAAGTAGGTCGCCAGCCCTGGGTGATTCAGGATCTGATGCCGGTTAATACAGCTGTCTCGCAGATAAGCGCTTCAGCCGTACAACTCACGTTTATTTTATTCGCTATTATATTCACTTCGTTGCTGATTGCCGAAATTTCGATCATGACCCGCGCAATCAAAAACGGACCAACAGAAGGAGGAAAATAA